Proteins co-encoded in one Nicotiana sylvestris chromosome 7, ASM39365v2, whole genome shotgun sequence genomic window:
- the LOC138873844 gene encoding secreted RxLR effector protein 161-like, protein MFSVCKCAKFQSAPKESHLTVVKRIIRYLIGTVSHGLWYPRSNSFKLEGFSDADLAGDKEDRKSTSSTCQLLGKALISWNSKKQASVALSTTKAEYIAIEECCAQLLWMPHQLGDYELSFKPIQIFCDNSSAICLSKNHVHHSRAKHIDIKHHFIRDHVLKRDIEISFVGTSAQLADIFTKPLLEERFYTLRNLLGIICTSNNS, encoded by the coding sequence ATGTTCAGTGTATGTAAATGTGCCAAGTTTCAGTCAGCTCCCAAGGAGTCACATTTGACTGTTGTAAAGAGAATCATTCGATATCTCATTGGAACTGTATCTCATGGATTATGGTATCCTCGCTCTAACTCTTTTAAATTAGAAGGTTTTTCAGATGCTGACCTTGCAGGTGATAAAGAGGATAGAAAAAGCACAAGCAGTACATGTCAATTACTAGGAAAGGCATTAATATCCTGGAATAGTAAAAAGCAAGCATCCGTCGCATTGTCCACTACGAAAGCTGAATACATTGCTATTGAAGAATGTTGCGCACAACTACTATGGATGCCTCATCAATTGGGTGACTATGAACTTTCGTTTAAGCCTATACAAATTTTTTGTGACAATTCTAGTGCTATTTGTCTTTCGAAAAATCATGTGCATCATTCTAGAGCAAAGCATATAGATATTAAGCATCAtttcattagagatcatgttcttaagAGAGACATAGAAATATCTTTTGTTGGAACTTCTGCTCAACTAGCTGATATTTTTACTAAGCCTTTATTAGAAGAGAGATTTTATACTTTAAGAAATTTACTTGGTATTATTTGCACTTCTAATAACTCTTAG